The Temnothorax longispinosus isolate EJ_2023e chromosome 4, Tlon_JGU_v1, whole genome shotgun sequence genome has a window encoding:
- the Hph gene encoding egl nine homolog 1, with amino-acid sequence MSGPIVGRAQTLGDGVQTGAELICAVCDKTDKLSRCSRCKVVFYCTKEHQRRDWKRHREFCATHPVAVASTEEPFSATSTAVVLANERSDRKIGEIEIPSKRHPPIGNHRASTVPSALAPNLNRTSVSDAPWDSNVTSEPCRDEKHLADSIAREENGSSQRERKGNQNLKKKSNSGKTKSARNNKVDGWTSPITYEGSSEDTILGAQAELLNPILESSRIFDSLSNADLGSPAQHRNGMKNLTEIQDQEEELLPPFLHKNKSNLKQLLDKICPYVIRDMDKYGVCVVDKFLGKERGLKVLNEVLNMYSAGLFQDGQLVSNKGSANDLKTIRGDQIIWLDGKEEQCENIGTLISQVDAIIMKANKMHNNGKIGNYTITGRTKAMVACYPGHGSHYVKHVDNPNRDGRCITAIYYLNRDWDVKENGGLLRIFPEGWRDQVANIEPLFDRILFFWSDRRNPHEVQPAFKTRYAITLWYFDAEERNQACRRYQRERELHTKNSS; translated from the exons ATGTCCGGACCGATAGTCGGTCGTGCGCAGACACTCGGCGACGGCGTACAAACGGGTGCGGAGCTGATCTGCGCGGTTTGCGACAAGACCGACAAGCTGTCGAGGTGCTCGCGTTGCAAAGTCGTCTTCTACTGCACCAAGGAGCACCAGAGACGCGACTGGAAACGTCACCGGGAATTTTGCGCGACTCACCCCGTGGCCGTCGCGTCTACGGAGGAGCCGTTCTCTGCCACCTCTACTGCCGTCGTCCTCGCGAACGAGCGTTCCGACCGCAAGATCGGCGAGATCGAGATCCCGTCCAAGCGGCATCCCCCTATCGGCAATCATCGAGCCTCGACTGTTCCGAGTGCGCTGGCTCCTAACCTAAACAGGACCTCGGTCTCGGATGCACCGTGGGACTCGAACGTCACCTCGGAGCCGTGTCGAGACGAGAAGCATTTGGCAG ATTCAATTGCGCGAGAAGAAAACGGATCGAGTCAACGAGAACGGAAAGGGAATCAGAATCTTAAGAAGAAGTCAAATAGCGGGAAGACAAAGAGTGCGCGAAATAACAAGGTCGATGGCTGGACATCGCCTATAACATATGAAGGTAGTTCGGAAGACACTATACTAGGAGCTCAAGCCGAGCTCTTGAATCCCATTTTAGAGAGTTCAAGAATTTTCGACAGTTTAAGCAACGCGGATCTTGGCTCTCCCGCTCAACATCGTAACGGCATGAAGAACTTGACGGAGATACAGGATCAGGAAGAAGAACTTCTGCCTCCTTTTCTACACAAGAATAAAAGCAATCTCAAGCAACTTCTAGACAAAATTTGCCCATATGTGATAAGGGATATGGACAAGTACGGCGTATGCGTGGTGGACAAGTTTTTAGGCAAGGAGAGAGGTCTCAAAGTGTTGAACGAAGtgttaaatatgtatagtGCCGGATTATTTCAAGACGGACAGTTGGTTTCCAATAAGGGTAGCGCGAATGACTTAAAGACGATACGCGGCGATCAGATAATATGGCTAGATGGAAAAGAAGAGCAGTGCGAAAATATTGGCACGTTGATATCACAGGTCGATGCGATCATCATGAAAGCcaataaaatgcataataacGGGAAAATAGGAAACTATACCATCACTGGAAGAACGAAA GCGATGGTAGCTTGTTATCCCGGTCACGGTTCACATTATGTGAAACATGTGGATAATCCTAACCGAGACGGACGGTGCATCACAgcaatttattatcttaatcGGGATTGGGACGTCAag GAGAATGGCGGACTTTTGAGGATATTTCCTGAAGGCTGGCGCGATCAAGTAGCAAACATAGAACCTTTGTTCGAtaggatattatttttctggTCGGACAGGCGAAATCCACACGAGGTGCAACCAGCGTTCAAAACGAGATACGCCATTACGCTTTGGTACTTCGACGCCGAAGAGAGGAATCAGGCTTGCCGAAGATATCAAAGGGAAA gAGAACTGCATACGAAGAATAGTTCGTGA
- the LOC139811928 gene encoding uncharacterized protein has product MPRPSRDTYGDQKPPYSYISLTAMAIWSSRDKMLPLAEIYKFIADRFPYYRKDTRRWQNSLRHNLSFNDCFIKVPRGPHRPGKGAYWALHPAALSMFENGSLLRRRKRFKLHKPDKELLKSELQALASAMPPPLPPPPPPPPPPQPQPQPHPHPHPEPVVSTGGIVDASATCPSNGLSLANLHRLRDDLLRWEIQERRMMVATASNHGDFVGAAGFGRFDGGTAGLPAGPTAPEAVTAGYYLLSPEVRQRLAGGATDGGNEILRTYEAAALLHSAASWNFPGFPAVSPSYAVTQLPYIQQTTASRQAIHPSREMRDERRLSSDRALENGPPVIAATTGRESETVFTGENTYEITGYTRDKLTEEEPLSSSSSSSSSSRINLYRNAVLTTASSPPTSPTSPNSLASKSSYRHLSPISSLAVEVERTQLPSNREEGQVVLTAANTEKRVKKPFTIENIIAPDNNEGSADGGSGGGGVGVGVGTGDEETSRLTDEPIAKKSSLLVPRPLYAGYSMSIATTGVQRPSYGTAT; this is encoded by the exons ATGCCGCGGCCCTCGCGCGATACCTACGGTGATCAGAAACCGCCGTACTCCTACATATCGCTAACGGCGATGGCGATATGGTCGTCGAGGGACAAGATGCTGCCGCTCGCCGAGATTTACAAATTCATCGCCGATCGCTTCCCGTATTATAGGAAGGACACGCGACGATGGCAAAACTCCTTGAGGCACAACTTATCCTTCAACGATTGCTTTATCAAG GTACCGCGCGGTCCACATCGGCCGGGAAAGGGAGCCTATTGGGCATTGCATCCCGCCGCATTGTCCATGTTCGAGAACGGTTCGCTCCTCCGACGACGAAAACGCTTTAAGCTGCACAAGCCGGACAAGGAGCTGCTCAAGTCCGAGCTGCAGGCGCTCGCCTCGGCGATGCCGCCGCCGTTGCCAcctccaccgccgccgccgccgccgccacagCCGCAGCCGCAGCCGCATCCGCATCCGCATCCGGAACCAGTCGTGTCGACCGGCGGAATCGTCGACGCGAGCGCGACGTGTCCCAGCAACGGTCTTAGCCTGGCGAATCTCCATCGCTTGCGGGACGACCTGCTTCGATGGGAGATACAGGAGAGGCGAATGATGGTCGCGACTGCCTCGAACCACGGCGACTTCGTCGGCGCGGCTGGCTTCGGCCGGTTCGACGGTGGTACCGCCGGCCTGCCAGCTGGACCAACCGCGCCGGAAGCCGTCACCGCCGGCTACTATCTACTATCACCCGAAGTGAGACAGAGACTCGCGGGTGGTGCTACCGACGGCGGTAACGAGATTCTGAGGACGTACGAGGCCGCCGCGTTGCTGCACTCCGCCGCTTCCTGGAACTTCCCTGGCTTTCCGGCGGTTTCACCGTCGTACGCGGTGACGCAGCTGCCATATATCCAGCAGACTACGGCCAGCAGGCAGGCCATCCATCCGTCGCGGGAGATGCGGGACGAGCGCCGTTTGTCGAGCGACCGCGCGCTGGAGAACGGACCACCAGTGATCGCCGCTACGACCGGCAGAGAAAGCGAGACGGTCTTCACGGGTGAGAATACTTACGAGATCACGGGCTACACCCGCGACAAACTCACCGAGGAGGAGCCACtctcgtcgtcctcgtcctcgtcctcgtcgtctAGAATAAATCTCTATCGAAACGCCGTCCTGACCACCGCTTCATCGCCGCCGACTTCGCCCACCTCGCCGAATTCGCTCGCGTCCAAATCGTCCTATCGTCACCTGTCGCCAATATCGAGTCTGGCGGTCGAGGTGGAGCGAACTCAGTTGCCCTCCAATCGTGAGGAGGGCCAGGTTGTTCTGACCGCGGCGAACACCGAAAAGAGGGTTAAGAAACCGTTCACTATCGAGAATATCATTGCGCCCGACAACAACGAGGGTAGCGCCGACGGTggtagtggtggtggtggtgttGGTGTTGGTGTTGGTACTGGTGACGAAGAAACTTCAAGGTTGACTGACGAGCCGATCGCGAAAAAGTCCTCGCTCCTCGTGCCGAGGCCGCTCTACGCCGGGTACTCAATGTCGATCGCAACTACGGGTGTTCAGAGGCCGTCTTACGGCACCGCCACTTGA
- the Betaggt-ii gene encoding geranylgeranyl transferase type-2 subunit beta, with translation MTTLRHDIELPNNIPKLLMEKHANYLISYGTNKDEYNYSQTEHMRMSGIYWGLTALDLMGKLEQTNKEEVLEFIGQCQSDSGGISASIQHDPHLLYTLSAVQILCMYDALDVINVDKVVSYVKERQQADGSFVGDQWGEVDVRFSFCAVATLSLLNRLDAIDVEKAVQFVLKCMNFDGGFGSKPGSESHAGLIYCCVGLLSITGHLHLIDADRLGWWLCERQLPSGGLNGRPEKLPDVCYSWWVLSALTILGRLHWIDKKGLVDYILICQDVETGGFSDRPGDMVDPFHTLFGLTALSLLDKNFSLKPINPTYCMPEYIIDRLGLKPSRLDA, from the exons ATG aCAACGTTGAGGCATGACATTGAATTACCAAACAATATTCCAAAGTTATTAATGGAGAAACATGCAAACTATCTCATTTCGTACGGGACCAACAAAGATGAATAC aacTATTCTCAGACAGAGCATATGAGGATGTCTGGCATATACTGGGGTCTTACCGCTCTAGATTTAATGGGCAAATTGGAACAAACCAATAAAGAAGAAGTGTTAGAATTTATTGGACAATGTCAAAGTGACAGTGGTGGTATCAGTGCCAGTATACAACACGATCCACATTTACTTTATACACTTAGCGCGGTTCAAATTTTGTGTATGTACGATGCGTTGGATGTAATAAACGTCGATAAAGTCGTGAGTTACGTCAAAGAGAGACAACAGGCAGATGGAAGTTTTGTGGGCGATCAATGGGGTGAGGTCGATGTCCGATTTTCTTTCTGTGCCGTTGCTACTCTGTCACTCTTG AACCGTTTAGACGCGATAGATGTCGAGAAAGCGGTACAATTCGTATTGAAATGTATGAATTTTGATGGAGGATTCGGCTCGAAGCCAGGATCTGAGAGTCACGCGggtttaatttattgttgcgTTGGATTGCTTTCAATCACAG gacATCTGCATCTGATAGACGCTGATCGCTTAGGATGGTGGTTATGCGAGAGACAACTACCTTCTGGCGGTTTAAATGGCAGGCCTGAAAAGTTACCAGATGTATGTTACTCTTGGTGGGTGCTATCAGCGTTAACAATTTTGGGTCGTCTTCATTGGATAGATAAAAAAGGCTTG gttgattacattttaatttgtcaAGATGTCGAAACTGGCGGTTTCAGTGATCGGCCCGGTGATATGGTTGACCCTTTTCATACTTTGTTCGGCCTCACTGCGTTGTCATTGTTAGACAAGAATTTCTCGTTAAAACCAATAAATCCTACTTATTGTATGCCAGAGTATATAATCGATCGCTTAGGTCTTAAACCATCGCGACTCGACGCGTGA